The proteins below come from a single Methyloprofundus sedimenti genomic window:
- a CDS encoding ABC transporter ATP-binding protein: MISIRNLTFSRSNRKIFDDISLEIEPHKITAIMGPSGTGKTTLLKLIAGQLKPDSGTILINQQNVHQLSRSRLYKLRKKMGMLFQSGALLTDMSVYDNIAFPIREHTQLPESMVRTLVLMKLNAVGLRGARHLMPSELSGGMARRVAMARALALDPEMIMYDEPFTGQDPISLGVLVKLIQTLNQTLHLTSIVVSHDVQETSSIADYIYLISEGKIAGQGTPEELYNTDSDWVDQFMQGKADGPVPFHYPANDFTTDLLACNPAL; the protein is encoded by the coding sequence ATGATTTCCATCCGCAACTTGACTTTCTCCCGTAGCAACAGAAAAATTTTTGATGACATCTCGCTGGAAATTGAGCCTCATAAAATCACTGCGATAATGGGACCTAGCGGTACCGGTAAAACTACTTTATTAAAACTTATTGCCGGACAGCTTAAACCTGATAGCGGTACAATATTAATTAATCAACAAAACGTACACCAACTTTCGCGCTCCAGATTATACAAATTACGCAAAAAAATGGGCATGCTATTTCAAAGTGGTGCCTTATTAACTGATATGTCTGTGTACGATAATATTGCCTTTCCTATCAGAGAACACACACAACTCCCGGAATCTATGGTTCGTACATTGGTATTAATGAAGCTGAATGCCGTTGGCTTGCGCGGAGCACGGCACTTAATGCCCAGTGAACTCTCCGGAGGCATGGCAAGACGAGTAGCGATGGCAAGGGCCCTGGCATTAGACCCTGAAATGATCATGTATGACGAGCCCTTTACCGGACAGGATCCAATCTCCCTCGGAGTGCTAGTCAAACTTATTCAAACGTTAAATCAAACTTTGCATTTAACCAGTATTGTTGTTTCTCATGATGTTCAGGAAACATCTTCTATTGCGGATTATATTTACCTTATATCCGAGGGAAAGATTGCCGGCCAGGGCACTCCAGAAGAGCTTTATAATACAGACTCAGACTGGGTTGATCAATTTATGCAAGGCAAGGCAGATGGCCCTGTTCCATTTCACTACCCTGCAAACGACTTTACTACTGACCTGCTCGCGTGTAATCCTGCATTATGA
- a CDS encoding KdsC family phosphatase, whose protein sequence is MQNRIEKAKNIKLLILDVDGVLTDAKLFFDEQGKEYKAFNVRDGLGIKLLQQSGIQVAVISGRASKPVALRMEMLGISLVYLGQADKGKAFKKIIAEVGCTPEQAAHVGDDLIDLPVLIQVGLAIAVQDASEYILPYVDWQTRLSGGQGAVREVCDFILQAQGKMSGMIELYKKI, encoded by the coding sequence ATGCAAAATAGAATTGAAAAAGCAAAAAATATTAAACTATTAATTTTGGATGTAGATGGTGTTTTAACTGACGCAAAGCTGTTTTTTGATGAGCAGGGCAAAGAATATAAAGCCTTTAATGTTCGTGATGGTCTAGGTATTAAGCTATTACAGCAATCCGGAATTCAGGTTGCGGTGATTTCAGGCAGAGCCTCTAAACCCGTGGCTTTAAGAATGGAAATGTTGGGCATCAGTTTGGTCTATTTAGGGCAAGCTGATAAGGGGAAGGCGTTTAAGAAAATAATTGCTGAAGTAGGTTGTACGCCTGAGCAGGCCGCTCATGTTGGTGATGATTTAATCGATTTACCGGTATTGATTCAGGTAGGCCTGGCTATTGCTGTGCAAGATGCAAGTGAATATATTTTACCTTATGTAGATTGGCAAACTCGCCTGTCTGGCGGCCAAGGGGCTGTTCGGGAAGTTTGTGATTTTATATTACAGGCGCAAGGAAAAATGAGTGGCATGATTGAGTTATATAAAAAAATATAA
- the lptA gene encoding lipopolysaccharide transport periplasmic protein LptA → MSISKWLLPGFLALSMAYSPWAIALEGDARQPVSIESNSGFYDDKKGVSIYTGEVIVIQGSMRMDADKVVVHMKNREIQKLVATGEPVKFKQTPEEGKEDVHGNALTAEYYPETQLLIMLKEAVVWQGKNSTASERIEYDRISEVVKAGDSGSADKRVHVILQPKNKASEQ, encoded by the coding sequence ATGAGTATTAGTAAATGGCTATTGCCAGGATTTTTGGCTTTAAGTATGGCATATAGTCCCTGGGCAATCGCTTTAGAAGGCGATGCGCGTCAACCCGTTAGCATTGAATCAAACTCTGGTTTTTATGATGATAAAAAAGGTGTGAGTATCTATACCGGTGAGGTTATTGTAATTCAGGGCAGTATGCGTATGGATGCGGATAAAGTGGTAGTGCATATGAAAAATCGAGAAATACAGAAACTGGTGGCAACAGGAGAGCCCGTAAAATTTAAGCAAACACCAGAAGAAGGTAAAGAAGATGTGCATGGAAATGCTTTAACGGCTGAATATTACCCGGAAACTCAGTTATTGATTATGCTTAAGGAAGCGGTGGTATGGCAGGGGAAAAACAGTACGGCGAGTGAAAGAATAGAATATGATCGAATCAGTGAAGTAGTTAAGGCCGGTGACAGTGGTTCTGCTGATAAGCGTGTGCATGTGATTTTGCAACCTAAAAATAAGGCAAGCGAGCAGTAG
- the mlaD gene encoding outer membrane lipid asymmetry maintenance protein MlaD, with translation MQYKSIEILVGLFVSLCITALFFLALQVSNFSDLQDNGSYTVIAHFENVGGLKNKALVSMAGVPIGRVADISFDTDSYDALVKLRIDARYNKMPSDTSASILTSGLLGDKYIGLTPGGLDEFLQEGDTIELTQSALVLERLISQFLFNASDKDK, from the coding sequence ATGCAATACAAATCCATAGAAATATTAGTTGGTCTGTTTGTGAGCCTGTGTATTACAGCGCTTTTCTTTCTTGCTTTGCAAGTCAGTAATTTTAGTGATTTGCAAGATAATGGCAGTTATACAGTCATTGCCCATTTTGAAAATGTCGGTGGCCTTAAAAATAAAGCACTGGTCTCTATGGCAGGCGTTCCTATAGGTCGAGTTGCTGATATTAGTTTCGACACTGATAGTTATGATGCACTGGTTAAACTGCGTATTGATGCGCGCTACAATAAAATGCCTAGCGACACCTCGGCAAGCATCCTGACCTCAGGCTTGCTCGGTGATAAATACATCGGCTTAACCCCCGGCGGATTAGATGAATTTTTACAAGAAGGTGATACCATTGAGCTAACGCAATCAGCACTGGTACTGGAACGGCTGATCAGCCAGTTTTTGTTTAATGCATCGGATAAAGACAAATAA
- a CDS encoding ComEA family DNA-binding protein, whose protein sequence is MRKLLIVLMFLSFSVFAEPIDINKASAKEIATSLNGIGDKKAEEIVDYREKHGDFKSIDELSNVKGIGVKTIEKNRNNIKLKSQEKVKSKEKNTKK, encoded by the coding sequence ATGAGAAAGTTATTAATAGTATTAATGTTTTTGTCATTTAGCGTGTTTGCTGAGCCAATAGATATTAATAAAGCAAGTGCGAAGGAAATTGCAACCTCGTTAAATGGCATCGGGGATAAAAAAGCTGAAGAGATCGTCGACTACCGCGAAAAACATGGCGATTTTAAAAGTATAGATGAACTAAGCAATGTAAAAGGGATTGGTGTGAAAACAATTGAAAAAAACAGGAATAATATCAAATTAAAATCACAAGAAAAGGTTAAATCCAAGGAAAAGAACACCAAGAAGTAG
- a CDS encoding KpsF/GutQ family sugar-phosphate isomerase: MNDAQLIQVATEVIALEAQAVNGLLSQLDNDFVQACHIIAACKGRVVVTGMGKSGHIAGKIAATLASTGTPAFFVHPGEASHGDLGMITRQDVVLALSNSGETAEIVTLLPLIKRLAVPMIAMTGRPDSTLAKFSSAHISNAVEKEACSLGLAPTASTTAALVMGDALAVTLMTLHGFTRDDFALSHPGGSLGRRLLVLVSDIMHTGEQLPIVQQDASIMDALVEMTAKKLGMTAVVDLQGQLAGIFTDGDVRRLLEKAIDIRQASLLEVMTVHCQVISEDVLAAEAMHVMEQKKINALIVVDANKQVTGALNMHDLIQAGIV, from the coding sequence ATGAATGATGCCCAGCTAATACAAGTTGCAACAGAAGTCATTGCTCTGGAGGCACAAGCAGTCAATGGTCTGTTGTCTCAGCTGGATAATGATTTTGTGCAGGCCTGCCATATTATTGCCGCATGTAAAGGACGAGTGGTTGTCACTGGGATGGGTAAGTCGGGACATATTGCCGGGAAAATTGCTGCTACTCTTGCAAGCACTGGAACGCCAGCTTTTTTTGTGCATCCGGGGGAAGCGAGCCATGGTGATTTAGGGATGATTACCCGGCAAGATGTCGTGTTGGCTTTATCCAATTCAGGCGAAACTGCTGAAATTGTAACGTTATTGCCGTTGATTAAACGTCTAGCGGTGCCGATGATAGCTATGACCGGTAGGCCTGATTCTACTTTAGCTAAATTTTCTTCAGCACATATTAGCAATGCCGTAGAAAAAGAAGCTTGTTCTTTAGGTTTAGCACCAACAGCGAGTACTACAGCTGCATTAGTGATGGGGGACGCACTGGCGGTTACGTTAATGACTCTACATGGCTTTACACGTGATGATTTTGCTTTGTCACACCCCGGTGGGAGCCTGGGCAGGCGGTTGCTAGTTTTGGTGAGTGATATTATGCATACCGGTGAGCAATTACCCATAGTGCAGCAAGATGCGAGTATTATGGATGCTTTAGTTGAGATGACGGCAAAGAAATTGGGTATGACTGCTGTTGTTGATCTGCAGGGGCAACTGGCAGGTATTTTTACCGATGGCGATGTGCGCCGGTTACTGGAAAAAGCCATTGATATCCGTCAGGCTTCATTGTTAGAAGTTATGACAGTTCATTGCCAGGTGATAAGTGAGGATGTTTTAGCGGCTGAAGCGATGCATGTCATGGAGCAAAAGAAAATTAATGCATTGATCGTTGTTGATGCTAACAAGCAAGTGACGGGTGCGTTGAATATGCACGACTTAATTCAAGCAGGAATAGTTTAA
- a CDS encoding STAS domain-containing protein, translating into MQNIEILSPSKANYIIKGDLTFSTIDKTTMKVLNFQQSASIINIDLKQLGKIDSAGLALLIEWIKFARSYQTELRFENIPAQLSALAKLSDISEIELFTLKN; encoded by the coding sequence ATGCAAAACATAGAAATTCTCTCCCCTTCAAAGGCTAATTATATTATTAAGGGTGACTTAACTTTCAGCACCATTGATAAAACAACAATGAAAGTTTTAAACTTTCAGCAAAGTGCCTCGATAATTAACATAGACTTAAAGCAGCTGGGTAAAATTGATAGCGCTGGTTTAGCTTTACTTATAGAATGGATAAAATTTGCCCGCTCATATCAAACAGAACTACGATTTGAAAATATCCCTGCACAGCTATCTGCCCTGGCAAAGCTCAGCGATATATCTGAAATCGAATTATTTACACTCAAGAATTAA
- the murA gene encoding UDP-N-acetylglucosamine 1-carboxyvinyltransferase — protein sequence MDKLLITGGKQLTGTLTVSGAKNAALPILAATLLSDTPVLIGNIPHLHDITTTMELLGCMGVQLSVDEKLNIEVNSSTINKLEAPYELVRTMRSSILVLGPLLARFGQADVSLPGGCAIGARPVDIHISGLEKMGADIKVENGYIHAKAKRLKGCRLVLEQVTVTGTENLLMAATLAEGKTIIENAAREPEVNDLAHFLNKMGAKITGIGTDVLEIEGVERLGVEGLHYNVLPDRIEAGTYLVAAAMTRGQIRLNKVQPKLLDAVLDKLSEAGAQITTGENWIELDMQGKRPKAVSIRTAPFPAFPTDMQAQFTAMNAIAEGVSTITETVFENRFMHVQEMQRMGANIKLESNTAICKGVDKLTAAPVMATDLRASASLVLAGLVAKGETLVDRIYHIDRGYDHIEEKLSQLGATIRRIPR from the coding sequence ATGGATAAATTACTTATTACTGGCGGCAAACAACTGACTGGTACATTGACCGTTTCGGGTGCCAAGAATGCTGCACTCCCGATTTTAGCGGCCACCCTGCTCAGTGATACGCCAGTTTTGATTGGTAATATCCCGCATTTACATGATATTACGACCACCATGGAATTACTCGGCTGTATGGGCGTACAGTTATCCGTAGATGAAAAACTGAATATTGAAGTAAATAGCAGCACCATTAATAAGCTTGAAGCGCCCTATGAGCTTGTGCGCACCATGCGTTCATCAATTTTAGTTCTTGGCCCTTTATTAGCGCGTTTTGGTCAGGCCGATGTTTCACTTCCTGGCGGTTGTGCTATTGGTGCCCGCCCCGTTGATATTCACATAAGCGGCCTGGAAAAAATGGGCGCAGATATTAAAGTTGAAAATGGCTATATTCATGCCAAAGCAAAGCGTTTAAAAGGTTGTCGTTTAGTGTTAGAGCAGGTGACTGTTACCGGAACAGAAAATCTATTAATGGCCGCCACACTGGCCGAAGGCAAAACCATAATTGAAAATGCGGCTCGCGAACCCGAAGTTAACGACCTTGCGCACTTCCTTAATAAAATGGGCGCAAAAATCACCGGCATAGGTACGGATGTTCTAGAAATTGAAGGCGTTGAACGTTTAGGTGTAGAAGGCTTGCATTACAACGTCTTACCTGACCGTATTGAAGCGGGGACTTATTTAGTTGCTGCTGCAATGACCCGCGGGCAAATTAGACTCAATAAAGTCCAGCCAAAATTACTCGATGCTGTGCTCGATAAACTCAGCGAAGCAGGCGCACAAATCACCACCGGTGAAAACTGGATTGAACTGGATATGCAGGGTAAACGCCCTAAAGCAGTATCAATTCGTACTGCTCCTTTCCCTGCCTTCCCAACGGATATGCAAGCACAATTTACGGCGATGAATGCAATTGCAGAAGGTGTCAGCACCATCACCGAAACTGTTTTTGAAAACCGTTTCATGCATGTCCAGGAAATGCAACGTATGGGAGCTAACATTAAACTAGAATCCAATACGGCAATTTGTAAAGGCGTAGATAAGCTGACTGCTGCACCGGTAATGGCAACAGATTTACGCGCTTCGGCCAGTCTGGTGCTTGCGGGCTTAGTTGCTAAAGGCGAAACACTCGTTGATCGTATCTACCATATTGACCGGGGTTATGATCATATTGAAGAAAAACTTTCCCAGCTCGGTGCGACCATTCGCCGCATCCCAAGATAA
- a CDS encoding RNA polymerase factor sigma-54, with protein sequence MKQSLQLRMGQQLSMTPQLQQAIKLLQLSTLDLQQEIQQALDSNMMLEVIEDEMSSLSEQNVVENTVDTTDRMSSEGSQTDMPDELPTDSSWEDVFDSVQMGPASAGDMPDFEVQRSKSISLQDHLLWQMEMIPFTDKDRAIVMAIIDAVNGDGYLSTPGDDIYQGLSEQMEDLEEDEFYAVLHRVQQFDPPGVAAEGLRDCLYIQLRQLPENTPLRTEAMELVKQHLDLLAAQDIAKLLKRLAISEHKLTATIALIRSLDPIPGRAIEERESEYVIPDLFVSKVNGKWRVELNPDIAPKLRVNPFYSNMIKRADNSKDNVSMKEHLQEARWFIKSLHSRNDTLLRVGRSIIERQTEFLEHGAIAMKPMVLRDIAEELELHESTISRVTSQKYMHLPNGVIEFKYFFSSHVSTEGGGECSATAIRAFIKELVSHENPVKPLSDSKMAELLKEKGINVARRTIAKYREAISIPPSSQRKRLL encoded by the coding sequence ATGAAGCAGTCTTTGCAACTCCGTATGGGGCAGCAATTATCGATGACGCCGCAATTGCAACAGGCGATCAAGTTGTTACAGCTGTCTACCTTAGATTTACAGCAAGAAATACAGCAAGCATTAGATTCAAATATGATGCTAGAAGTTATTGAAGATGAGATGTCATCTTTGAGCGAGCAAAATGTTGTAGAAAATACAGTGGATACTACGGATAGAATGAGCAGTGAAGGGTCACAAACAGACATGCCGGATGAACTACCTACCGATAGTTCCTGGGAAGATGTTTTTGATTCTGTGCAAATGGGCCCCGCATCAGCTGGTGACATGCCTGATTTTGAAGTACAACGTAGTAAGTCCATCAGTTTGCAAGACCACTTGTTGTGGCAAATGGAAATGATCCCTTTTACTGACAAGGATAGAGCCATCGTTATGGCTATTATTGATGCAGTTAATGGTGACGGTTATTTAAGTACTCCTGGTGATGATATTTATCAGGGCTTAAGCGAGCAAATGGAGGATCTTGAAGAAGATGAGTTTTATGCGGTATTGCATAGAGTACAGCAATTTGATCCACCCGGAGTAGCAGCTGAAGGTTTAAGGGATTGTTTATACATACAATTACGACAATTGCCCGAAAATACGCCTTTGAGAACTGAGGCTATGGAATTAGTCAAGCAACATCTGGATTTGTTAGCAGCTCAGGATATTGCTAAATTGTTAAAGCGTTTAGCCATTTCAGAGCATAAGTTAACAGCAACGATTGCTCTGATTCGTTCCCTGGATCCTATCCCAGGACGAGCTATTGAGGAAAGAGAATCGGAGTATGTTATCCCCGATTTATTTGTCAGCAAAGTGAATGGTAAATGGCGGGTTGAATTAAATCCTGATATTGCTCCTAAGCTGAGAGTCAACCCTTTTTATTCAAATATGATAAAGCGGGCAGACAATAGTAAAGATAATGTCAGTATGAAAGAGCATTTGCAGGAAGCGCGCTGGTTTATTAAAAGCTTACACAGTCGCAACGATACCTTGTTACGTGTAGGGCGAAGTATTATTGAAAGGCAGACAGAGTTTCTTGAGCATGGTGCAATAGCCATGAAGCCGATGGTGTTGAGAGATATTGCCGAGGAATTAGAGTTACATGAATCAACGATTTCACGGGTTACTTCGCAGAAATATATGCATTTACCCAATGGTGTTATCGAGTTTAAGTATTTCTTTTCCAGTCATGTTTCGACCGAAGGTGGCGGGGAATGCTCGGCAACGGCAATACGGGCCTTTATTAAGGAATTGGTTAGTCATGAAAATCCGGTAAAACCGCTAAGTGATAGTAAAATGGCGGAATTACTAAAAGAGAAAGGAATTAATGTTGCACGGCGTACAATCGCTAAGTATCGCGAGGCAATATCTATACCACCATCAAGTCAAAGAAAGCGGCTTTTGTAA
- the lptC gene encoding LPS export ABC transporter periplasmic protein LptC gives MFVEQCKNFFFLFLVFLISMWAVNYATDQDTEKSLVTKDHNAKYFAVSYSKIEMNEFGLADSKLTADFAANYNGDIGTELTNPEMIVYKKVAPPWVIRSKTGHVSADGNKIFMNGPVFIDRAEAEGVREVNIKTSNLRVLPERNYAETDDWAELVSGLDRISGVGMELFYQDPLYIKLLANVKGLHEY, from the coding sequence ATGTTTGTTGAACAATGTAAAAACTTTTTTTTCTTGTTTTTGGTTTTTCTGATTTCAATGTGGGCAGTTAATTACGCAACCGATCAAGACACAGAGAAAAGCTTGGTAACGAAGGACCACAATGCCAAATATTTTGCTGTGAGCTATAGTAAAATAGAAATGAATGAATTTGGCTTGGCCGATAGCAAACTGACAGCTGATTTTGCGGCTAATTATAATGGCGATATAGGAACTGAACTTACCAACCCTGAGATGATAGTCTATAAAAAAGTTGCGCCTCCTTGGGTAATTCGTTCTAAAACTGGACATGTCTCTGCAGACGGAAATAAAATATTTATGAACGGCCCGGTTTTTATTGACCGCGCTGAGGCTGAAGGTGTGCGCGAGGTGAATATAAAAACTAGCAACTTGCGGGTTTTACCCGAACGGAATTATGCGGAAACTGACGACTGGGCTGAATTGGTGAGCGGCCTGGATAGAATATCTGGTGTGGGGATGGAGTTATTTTATCAGGATCCTCTGTATATAAAATTATTGGCGAATGTTAAAGGCTTACATGAGTATTAG
- the lptB gene encoding LPS export ABC transporter ATP-binding protein translates to MAILAAKNIGKTYAKRNVVNDVSFHVASNEIVGLLGPNGAGKTTSFYMLVGLVRADAGHIFYDQQEITQFPMHIRARLGIGYLPQEASVFRKLSVSDNLRAVLELRKGLNKGQIELIIDELLDEFSISHIRNNIGMGLSGGERRRVEIARALATDPEFILLDEPFAGVDPISVIEIQKIIAHLKDRNIGVLITEHNVRETLGICDRAYILNAGQVIAEGTSDDIVANEEVRRVYLGENFSL, encoded by the coding sequence GTGGCGATTTTAGCGGCAAAAAACATTGGTAAAACCTATGCTAAGCGTAACGTCGTGAATGACGTTTCTTTTCATGTGGCGAGTAATGAAATTGTTGGATTACTTGGGCCGAATGGTGCAGGAAAAACGACCAGTTTTTATATGTTGGTAGGATTAGTACGGGCAGATGCCGGACATATTTTTTATGATCAGCAGGAGATAACTCAGTTTCCTATGCATATTCGCGCTAGATTGGGCATAGGCTATTTGCCTCAAGAAGCATCGGTATTTAGAAAACTGAGTGTTAGCGACAATTTGCGTGCAGTACTAGAACTTAGAAAAGGACTAAACAAGGGACAGATTGAACTGATTATTGATGAATTACTCGATGAATTTAGTATCTCGCATATTCGAAATAATATAGGTATGGGGTTATCAGGTGGTGAGCGACGTAGGGTAGAAATAGCTCGGGCTCTGGCAACCGATCCTGAATTTATTCTACTGGATGAGCCTTTTGCGGGTGTAGATCCAATTTCCGTCATTGAAATCCAGAAAATTATTGCACATTTAAAAGATAGAAATATTGGTGTATTAATTACTGAACATAATGTGCGTGAAACGCTAGGAATTTGTGATAGAGCTTATATTTTAAATGCTGGACAGGTCATTGCAGAAGGTACTTCCGATGACATAGTCGCAAATGAAGAAGTAAGACGTGTTTATCTGGGTGAGAATTTTAGCCTTTGA
- the hisG gene encoding ATP phosphoribosyltransferase, whose protein sequence is MLTIAVSKGRIYDEALPLLAEADIIPIDDPKTSRKLILKTNHADIQLIIIRATDVPTFVEYGAADIGIAGKDVLIEHDSDNLYEPIDLNIACCKLMTAAPTNAPDISGRVRVATKYVKTAERYFASKGIQAKIIKLYGAMELAPLVGLADYIVDVVDTGNTLRANGLEPRELIMNISSRLVVNKASMKMKHQIIQPLLDQFEKTLAAR, encoded by the coding sequence ATGTTAACTATCGCCGTTTCAAAAGGCAGAATATACGACGAGGCGCTGCCATTATTGGCAGAAGCCGATATTATTCCAATTGATGACCCTAAAACGAGTCGCAAACTTATTCTTAAAACCAATCATGCGGATATACAACTCATTATCATACGTGCTACCGATGTGCCCACTTTTGTCGAGTATGGTGCTGCAGATATAGGGATAGCGGGTAAAGATGTACTGATTGAACATGATTCAGATAATTTATACGAACCCATAGATCTGAATATCGCTTGCTGCAAGCTAATGACTGCAGCGCCTACCAATGCGCCTGATATTTCCGGACGGGTACGCGTGGCAACAAAATATGTCAAAACAGCAGAACGTTATTTTGCCAGCAAAGGTATACAAGCTAAAATCATCAAACTCTATGGTGCGATGGAACTAGCGCCTTTAGTCGGACTGGCTGATTACATTGTCGATGTCGTCGATACCGGCAATACCTTAAGAGCCAATGGACTAGAACCGCGTGAACTGATTATGAATATCAGCTCACGTCTGGTGGTGAATAAAGCGTCTATGAAAATGAAGCACCAGATTATCCAGCCCTTATTAGATCAATTCGAAAAAACACTTGCAGCAAGATAA
- the mlaE gene encoding lipid asymmetry maintenance ABC transporter permease subunit MlaE, whose amino-acid sequence MKLFQTIGHSSLKFLAKLGRSSLFLFSISTGLAYTLSRPNLLIKQLYSIGVLTFWLIAVSGLFVGMVLGLQGVYTLSTYGAESSLGIMVAASLVRELGPVVSALLFAGRAGSALTAEVGLMKATEQLSAMEMMAIDPLKYIIAPRFFAGFISLPLLAALFSAVGVLGGYLAGVELLNVDAGAYWSQMQSVIDFHDDIINGIIKSIIFAWLVSWIALFEGYDALPTSAGISRATTRTVVNSAFAILLFDFLLTALMYGES is encoded by the coding sequence ATGAAATTATTCCAGACGATCGGTCATTCCAGTTTAAAATTTCTGGCAAAATTAGGTCGGAGCAGTCTATTTCTGTTCTCGATTTCAACGGGTTTAGCTTATACATTAAGCCGGCCAAATTTGCTTATTAAACAACTCTATAGCATCGGTGTACTTACTTTCTGGCTAATTGCTGTTTCCGGATTGTTTGTCGGCATGGTGCTTGGCTTACAAGGAGTCTATACCTTATCTACCTATGGCGCCGAATCTTCACTGGGAATTATGGTAGCGGCTTCATTAGTTAGAGAATTAGGTCCTGTGGTCAGTGCCTTATTATTTGCCGGACGTGCTGGTTCAGCGTTAACCGCTGAGGTTGGTTTAATGAAAGCAACTGAACAGCTTTCAGCAATGGAAATGATGGCCATAGACCCATTAAAATATATAATTGCACCCCGTTTTTTTGCCGGATTTATTTCGCTGCCTTTATTAGCCGCTTTATTTAGTGCAGTTGGAGTTTTAGGCGGGTACCTGGCCGGCGTAGAATTATTAAATGTTGATGCTGGCGCTTATTGGTCACAAATGCAAAGCGTGATTGATTTTCACGATGATATTATTAATGGCATTATCAAAAGCATTATTTTTGCCTGGCTAGTTTCCTGGATTGCCTTATTTGAAGGTTATGATGCTCTCCCGACTTCTGCTGGTATTAGCCGCGCTACTACCCGAACCGTAGTCAACTCGGCTTTTGCCATTCTGTTATTTGACTTTTTATTAACTGCCCTTATGTATGGAGAGTCCTAA
- a CDS encoding calcium/sodium antiporter, with translation MLIDFLALVFGLVVLVYAADWFVDGASSIARNLGVSPLLIGLTIVGLGTSAPEIMVSSLASLQGNPGLAVGNAIGSNIANMGLILGATALIAPLAFHSRLLKRELPVLMLISIACYVLALDGLSVFDGVLMLLGLVVFLYWLIHSAMAERKNDVLAKEVEAEIPEEMPKIKAWIFFVVGLLGLLISSKVLVWAAVNIAYAMGVSDLVIGLTIVALGTSLPELAASVGSVLKGEDDLAVGNVIGSNVYNLLAVFSLPALIAPGPIGATVISRDFPVMLAFTAVLFILGVGLSKAGHINRWEGGGLLSAYLLYQWTIYQNVI, from the coding sequence ATGCTAATTGATTTTCTTGCTTTGGTATTTGGTTTAGTTGTTCTGGTCTATGCTGCAGACTGGTTTGTCGATGGCGCATCTTCAATAGCCCGAAACTTAGGTGTTTCGCCTTTGTTGATAGGCTTAACTATCGTCGGTCTAGGCACTTCCGCGCCAGAAATCATGGTTTCTTCGCTGGCTTCACTTCAGGGAAATCCTGGCTTGGCTGTAGGTAATGCCATTGGATCTAATATAGCGAATATGGGTTTAATTCTAGGTGCTACTGCATTAATAGCACCACTGGCATTTCATTCAAGACTGTTAAAGCGTGAATTACCGGTTTTGATGTTAATTAGCATTGCCTGTTATGTTTTAGCCTTAGATGGCTTAAGTGTTTTCGACGGTGTGTTAATGTTATTAGGCTTAGTGGTCTTTTTATATTGGCTAATACATTCAGCAATGGCTGAGCGCAAAAATGATGTCTTAGCTAAAGAAGTAGAAGCAGAAATACCAGAAGAAATGCCAAAAATTAAGGCGTGGATTTTTTTTGTGGTTGGCTTGCTGGGTTTATTAATCAGTTCCAAAGTTCTAGTATGGGCAGCAGTGAATATAGCGTATGCGATGGGCGTTAGTGATCTGGTGATAGGCTTGACTATTGTTGCATTGGGTACAAGTTTGCCGGAGTTGGCTGCGTCGGTAGGTAGCGTGCTTAAAGGTGAGGATGATTTAGCGGTAGGTAATGTCATAGGCTCGAATGTGTATAATCTATTGGCGGTTTTTTCCTTGCCTGCATTGATTGCTCCTGGGCCGATAGGTGCGACTGTGATCAGTCGTGATTTTCCGGTAATGCTGGCTTTTACAGCGGTATTATTTATATTGGGCGTAGGTCTTTCCAAAGCGGGCCATATTAATCGTTGGGAAGGCGGTGGCTTGTTATCCGCGTATTTACTTTATCAATGGACAATTTATCAAAATGTTATTTAA